From Chryseobacterium gallinarum, one genomic window encodes:
- a CDS encoding DUF4133 domain-containing protein, producing the protein MRDYHINKGIGRTVEFKGLKAQYLFIFAGGLLAILILVMIMYISGANSYLCLIIGGGGASLIVWQTFALNAKYGEHGLMKVRAGKNHPRYIISRKAVHRYLKKTPKNHEKYC; encoded by the coding sequence ATGAGGGATTATCACATTAACAAAGGCATTGGAAGAACTGTGGAGTTCAAAGGGCTCAAAGCACAGTACCTGTTCATCTTTGCCGGTGGTTTGCTCGCGATTCTTATCCTGGTCATGATTATGTATATATCGGGGGCGAACTCTTACCTGTGTCTGATCATTGGTGGTGGGGGAGCCTCACTGATCGTATGGCAGACTTTCGCTTTGAATGCCAAATACGGAGAACACGGGCTGATGAAAGTTCGTGCAGGGAAAAATCATCCACGCTACATCATTTCGCGAAAAGCAGTACACCGCTATCTGAAGAAAACCCCTAAAAATCATGAGAAATATTGCTAA
- a CDS encoding DUF4134 domain-containing protein gives MKNQRLKILVGLVLSCMLSNDLLAQGNGTAGILEATQMVTSYFDPATKLIYAIGAVVGLIGGVKVYNKFSSGDPDTSKTAASWFGACIFLIVAATILRSFFL, from the coding sequence ATGAAAAATCAAAGACTTAAAATTCTGGTGGGGCTGGTATTATCATGCATGCTCAGCAACGATCTTCTGGCCCAGGGAAACGGAACTGCAGGTATTCTGGAAGCCACGCAGATGGTGACAAGTTACTTCGATCCAGCGACCAAACTGATTTACGCGATCGGTGCTGTTGTTGGTCTTATTGGAGGTGTGAAAGTTTACAACAAGTTCAGCTCAGGAGACCCCGATACCTCCAAAACAGCCGCAAGCTGGTTTGGAGCATGTATTTTCCTAATTGTTGCTGCAACGATCCTTCGATCCTTTTTCCTTTAA
- a CDS encoding DUF3408 domain-containing protein: MKKKQSTVEVTVKLQRREAGNIKTYERMFLKKKSMDKRGEKSIYVRQEYHERLSRIAQVIGGDKIPLYALLDNILTHHFDAFSEILIHEFKAKSKPLF; the protein is encoded by the coding sequence GGAGGTTACTGTAAAACTTCAACGGCGGGAGGCTGGAAATATAAAGACCTATGAGCGCATGTTCCTAAAAAAGAAATCGATGGATAAGCGGGGCGAGAAAAGCATCTATGTAAGGCAGGAATACCACGAGCGCCTGAGTCGAATTGCACAGGTGATAGGCGGAGATAAGATTCCCTTATATGCTTTACTCGACAATATTCTTACCCATCATTTTGATGCGTTCAGTGAGATCTTGATCCATGAATTTAAGGCTAAAAGCAAACCCCTATTTTAA